In Tsukamurella tyrosinosolvens, the genomic window ACTACCCCGCGTTCTGCATCGACGCCGCGAAGCGGGTCGTCGCCGACCCGGGCAGCCTCGGCATCGTGCTCGGCGGCAGCGGCAACGGCGAGCAGATCGCCGCGAACAAGGTGCCCGGCGCCCGCTGCGCCCTCGCCTGGAGCGTCGAGACGGCCCAGCTCGCGCGCCAGCACAACAACGCGCAGCTCATCGGCATCGGTGGCCGTATGCACACCGCCGACGAGGCCCTCGCCATCGTCGACGCCTTCCTCGCGACCCCGTGGTCGGACGAGGAGCGCCACCAGCGCCGCATCGACATCCTCGCCGAGTACGAGCGCACGGGCGTCGCCCCGGCCGTGCCCGGCGCACCCGAGGCCTAGCGAAGCGCGCCCTCGATGCCCGAGGGACACACTCTCCACCGGCTCGCCCTCGCCCACGACGCACTGTTCGCGGGCGAGGGCGTCCGCGTCTCCAGCCCCCAGGGTCGGTTCGCGCCGGAGGCGAAGCGTCTCGACGGCCGTGTCTTCGAGCGCGCCGACTCGTGGGGCAAGCACCTGTGGCACCGCTACGACGGCGGGCTGATCGTGCACGTGCACCTCGGCCTGTACGGCGCCTTCACCGACTTCGGGGTGTCCGACGGTGCCCCCGCTCCCGTCGGACAGGTGCGGTACCGCATCGTCGGGCCGCGCGGCGGCACCGACCTGCGCGGCCCCACCGCGTGCGAGCTCGTCACCGAGGAGCAGGTCGACGGGGTCCTCGCCCGCCTCGGGCCCGACCCGCTGCGGCCCGATTCCGACCCGGAGGACGCGTGGCGGCGCATCGAGCGGTCCCGGCGGCCCGTCGGGGCGCTGCTCATGGACCAGAAGGTGATGGCCGGCGTCGGCAACGTCTACCGCGCCGAGGTGCTCTTCCGCGCCGGGATCGACCCGCACCGCGAGGGGCGCGACGTCTCGCGCGCCGAGTTCGACGGGATCTGGGCCGACCTCGTCGCGCTCATGCCGATCGGCGTCGAGCGCGGGCGCATGCACGTCGTGCGGCCGGAGCACGATCACGGCGCACCGTCGTACGCCGAGGACCGCCCCCGGACCTACGTCTACCGGCGCACCGGCGACCCCTGCCGGGTGTGCGGAACACCCGTCCGCACCGAGGTCATGGAGGCGCGGAACCTGTACTGGTGCCCCACCTGTCAGAGCTGACGCCGCTGTTAGCTCAGACACATCACCGGTTTCTTAACATGGATTTCAGCTCGTTCTCATCCACGGGCGCAAGGGTTGTCGCATGAACACGCTGACCGTCCACAGCAGGGCGGCCCGGCGACCGGCGGACGCCGGCCGGGCCCGGATCACCGTGCTCGCCGTCGGGGGCACGGGCGAGTCCTGGATCGACGATCCCCGCACCGAGGTGACCGGCATGCTCAGCCACGTCGTGGCCGAGCTCGACGACCGCTTCGGGTCCCGCTGGGTCGGCTACCCGGCCTCGTACGGGCCGGTCCCCGCCCGCGACGGCGTCTCCTTCGCCGAGTCCGTGTCGATCGGCGTGGAGCGACTCCTGGCCGCGATCGCCGATGCCGACGGCCCCGTCGCCCTCATCGGGTACTCGCAGGGCTGCACCGTGGTGCGCCGGGTGCTGGGCGCCATGGCCGACGGCCCGGTGTTCGCGCCGCACGTGCTCGCCGTCGGCCTGATCTCCGATCCCGAACGCCCGCACGGCAGCGATCCGTCGTTGTGCGGCTCCGGCGTCGCGGGCGACGGCCCGTCGGTGCCCGACGGTCTGCCGCTGCACTGGATCTCGCACCCGCAGGACGTGATCTGCAACGCCAGCGTCGACTCCTTCGTCCGCGACATCGCCGACGCCACCGCGTACCTGACGCTGCGCGACCTGGCGACGTGGGCGCCGCGCGCCGCGGGGGAGTACCTCGGGCACCGCTTCCAGAACGCCACCCGCACCGCCTTCGGCTCCCGGCAGTGGCGGCGCGATGTGAACCGGCTGCGCACGGCCGGTCGGGAGATCCTCGGCTACCTGCCGCGGGTGCAGTACCGCGGCCGCGACTACAACCTGCGCGGCAACCGCCACACCGCGTACGCGACGGAGCCGCTCGCCCGGCTGCGGCACGAGGACTACGAGCTCACCGGCTGCCAGATGCTGGCGCAATGGCTGCAGGTCCAGGCCACCTTCGCCCTCCCGGCGGAGCCGGATCGCGGCGCCGGGGCCCCGCAGAGCGGTGCGCCGGCGGCCGCTGGTCTAGAGTCGGGGAAGTATTTGCAGGCCGGCTGACCGGAGGTACAGCGAAGTGGCACGTGACACCGAGAGCATCGAGCGCGACATCGAGCGCGCCCGGGAGCAGCTGGCGGCGACGCTGGATCAGCTGGGCGAGCGGGCGGACCCGCGCAAGCTCGCCGAGCAGGCGCAGCAGTCCGTGATCGCCACCGTCACCAAGCCGCCGGTGCTGGCCGCCGCGGCCGGTGTCGCGGTGCTGGCCGCGCTCGTCATCGGGTCGCGCTTCAAGCGCGCCCGCCGCGAGAAGCAGCTCATCCGCGCGATCGCCGAGGGCAAGATCTCGCTCTGACCCGCATGGAACGAACGAACAGGGGCGGCGCCGGTACCGGCGCCGCCCTCGTCGTCTCCGCCCTGCTCGCCGCCGGATGCGGCGGCCCCGCGGCCGCGCCCGTCGCACTGCCCGCGACCTTTCCGGTGCAGCAGGTGCCGGTGATCGGCGAGATCCGCAAGGCCGAGACGATCGAGGTCGGGCACGCGATGTGGCGGGTCACCGTGGAGGGCCGCGACACCGTGGCCGCCGCCCGTGCCCTGCTCGCGGCCGGGCTCGTCCCCGTCGCGCCGGGCGTCCCCCTGGACGCGGGCCGGATCGGCGCCGTCTACCGCGGCCACGGCTACACCGTCGGGATCTCGGCGAACGACGGCGACGTGACCTACGTCGTCAGCCCCACGCCCGGGGCCTGACCTCAGGGATTCTCCCGATTCCGGCATCGCGGATCGGCGCTACGCTGGATACATGGAGTTTCCGAAAGCACTGCTCGCCCCCGCCCGCGTCGGGCTGGCCGCGGCGGGCCTGGGTCTCGCCGCCGCCGAGACCTCGGTCGGGCTCGCGCGCGACGCCGTGTCGATGGCCGCGGACAAGATCGATCCCGGCTCCGGCGGCGGCACCCGCCACGAGAACCTGATCACCGCGGCGCAGCGCGTGCCGCACATCGTGCACCGCGTGTCCGACCTGCTCAGCGACGACGGCGCCATCCACCGCGTGGTCGGTCCCGGCGGCGCGGCGGACCGGGTGGCCGACCTGTTCGACGAGGGTGGCCCGGTCGACCGCGTGATCCGGCCCGACGGGCCGCTCGACCGCGCGACCCGCGAGGGCGGCATCGTCGACGCCTTCACCGCGGAGGACGGCGTGGTGCAGAAGCTGGCGGAGGTGACCGAGGCGATGAACAAGCTCACGCCGACGATCGCCGCGATGGGTCAGCGCCTGGGCGACATCGAGAACGTGGTCGGTGCCGCGAACACCGTCGCCGAGCCGGTCACGGACCTGCTGTCGAGCCTGCCGAAGTTCGCGCTGCGCACCGCGAGCGAGGTCGCGAAGGCGGCGCAGCCGCGGCAGCCGCGCCCGGCCCGGGTGACGGCGGCGCCGTCGGTCGCGGTGCCGCCCGCGGTCGTCGCGCCCGCGGTGGCGCCGCCGGCGGTGGTCGTCGTCCCGGTCATCGACGCCGAGACGACGGAGGCGGACGCGACCGACGGGCGGGCCGAGCCGGCCGCCCCGGAGCCCCGGGGGGACGACGGCGCGGCCCCCGCGCAGAGCTGATCGCCTACGCGCCGTCGGGGTCGAACGGCGTCTCCTGGTAGACGCAGTAGTTCAGCCAGTTGCTGTACAGCAGGTTCCCGTGGCCGCGCCAGCGGTTGCGCGGGAGCCGGGCGGGATCGTCGCCCGGGAAGTAGTGGGCGGGCGGCGCGACGGGGAGGCCCTGCTCGCTGTCCCGGGCGTACTCGCGGGCGAGCGTGTCCGCGTCGTACTCCGGGTGGCCGGTGACGTAGACCTGCCGCCCGTCCCGGCTGGCCGCGAGATAGACGCCGGCCTCGTCGCTGACCGCCAGCACCGCGACGTCACCGGTCGCGTCGACGTCGGCCGCGTCGACGTCGGTGTGCCGCGAGTGCGGGGCGAGGAACTCGTCGTCGAAGCCGGTGACGACCGGTGATCGCGCTGCCGTGAGCCGGTGCGGGTAGATACCGGAGAGCTTCTGCGGCAGTTCGTGTTTGCCGACGCCGTAGTGGTGGTACAGGGCGGCCTGCGCGCCCCAGCAGACGTGCAGGGTGGACTGCACGTTGGTCCGCGTCCAGTCGAGGATCCGGGTCATCTCCGGCCAGTAGTCGACGGCCTCGAAGTCGAGGCGCTCGACCGGGGCGCCGGTGATGATGAGGCCGTCGAAATGCTGCTCTGCCACGTCGTCGAAGGTGGAGTAGAACGAGTCGAGGTGCTCCGACGCGGTGGTCCGCGAGACGTGGCTGGCCATCCGCAGCAGCGTCAGCTCGATCTGCAGCGGGCTGTTGCTGAGCAGGCGCAGCAGCTGGGTCTCGGTGGTGACCTTCATCGGCATCAGGTTCAGGATGGCGATCCGCATGGGCCGGATGTCCTGATGCCCCGCGCGGTCGTCGGACATGACGAAGACCTGCTCCGCGGCCAGGACGGCCCGGGCGGGAAGGTCGTGGGGCATGGTGACGGGCACGGGACCAGCCTAGTTCAACGACGGTGCCGCCCGACTCCGCCCGGGGCGTCGGCGGGCACCGCTGCTAGGTGTAGGACTTGGCGCAGATCGTGTAGACGGGGTCGTCGAAGAAGTAACTGCGGTCCCACTCGCCGGAGCACCGGCCGGAGTCCTTGAGGCCGCCCACGACGGAGACCACGGTGATCGTGCCCGGCGCGCCGCACTGCCCGGCGGCCTTGATCCACGTCCCGGGGACCGGGGCGGTGTAGCAGTAGTTCACGTTGAGATTGGGTGTGAGGCAGTACCAGCGGCCCCGGGCGATCGACGTCTGCTCGGCGCGGCACTTCTCGCCCGGCTGCATCACCTGGGTGACCTTGTACGGCGACCCGCCGTCGTCGCAGTTGCCGACCTTAGGGGCCTCGGGCACGTCGTACAGGCAGTCGTTGATGCGGAAGACGGCGCCCGCGCCGGTCGTCGCCGACGCGGTGTCCTTGCCGGGGTCGGCGCCGTTCGAGTCGCTGAGGAGCGCGGCCACCACGATCGCGGCGATGAGCGCGACGACGGAGGCGACGGCGACG contains:
- the metA gene encoding homoserine O-acetyltransferase MetA, translated to MPVTMPHDLPARAVLAAEQVFVMSDDRAGHQDIRPMRIAILNLMPMKVTTETQLLRLLSNSPLQIELTLLRMASHVSRTTASEHLDSFYSTFDDVAEQHFDGLIITGAPVERLDFEAVDYWPEMTRILDWTRTNVQSTLHVCWGAQAALYHHYGVGKHELPQKLSGIYPHRLTAARSPVVTGFDDEFLAPHSRHTDVDAADVDATGDVAVLAVSDEAGVYLAASRDGRQVYVTGHPEYDADTLAREYARDSEQGLPVAPPAHYFPGDDPARLPRNRWRGHGNLLYSNWLNYCVYQETPFDPDGA
- a CDS encoding PE-PPE domain-containing protein, which encodes MNTLTVHSRAARRPADAGRARITVLAVGGTGESWIDDPRTEVTGMLSHVVAELDDRFGSRWVGYPASYGPVPARDGVSFAESVSIGVERLLAAIADADGPVALIGYSQGCTVVRRVLGAMADGPVFAPHVLAVGLISDPERPHGSDPSLCGSGVAGDGPSVPDGLPLHWISHPQDVICNASVDSFVRDIADATAYLTLRDLATWAPRAAGEYLGHRFQNATRTAFGSRQWRRDVNRLRTAGREILGYLPRVQYRGRDYNLRGNRHTAYATEPLARLRHEDYELTGCQMLAQWLQVQATFALPAEPDRGAGAPQSGAPAAAGLESGKYLQAG
- a CDS encoding Fpg/Nei family DNA glycosylase, whose amino-acid sequence is MPEGHTLHRLALAHDALFAGEGVRVSSPQGRFAPEAKRLDGRVFERADSWGKHLWHRYDGGLIVHVHLGLYGAFTDFGVSDGAPAPVGQVRYRIVGPRGGTDLRGPTACELVTEEQVDGVLARLGPDPLRPDSDPEDAWRRIERSRRPVGALLMDQKVMAGVGNVYRAEVLFRAGIDPHREGRDVSRAEFDGIWADLVALMPIGVERGRMHVVRPEHDHGAPSYAEDRPRTYVYRRTGDPCRVCGTPVRTEVMEARNLYWCPTCQS
- a CDS encoding ribose-5-phosphate isomerase — encoded protein: MRVYLGGDHAGFELKSQIARHLTAAGHEVVDCGAHTYDALDDYPAFCIDAAKRVVADPGSLGIVLGGSGNGEQIAANKVPGARCALAWSVETAQLARQHNNAQLIGIGGRMHTADEALAIVDAFLATPWSDEERHQRRIDILAEYERTGVAPAVPGAPEA
- a CDS encoding DUF3618 domain-containing protein gives rise to the protein MARDTESIERDIERAREQLAATLDQLGERADPRKLAEQAQQSVIATVTKPPVLAAAAGVAVLAALVIGSRFKRARREKQLIRAIAEGKISL